From the Leifsonia sp. AG29 genome, one window contains:
- the pknB gene encoding Stk1 family PASTA domain-containing Ser/Thr kinase, translated as MTTSQTDPMIGRLIDGRYQVRSRIARGGMATVYLATDLRLERRVAIKIMHGHLADDSTFKSRFVQEARSAARLAHPNVVNVFDQGQDSDMAYLVMEYLPGITLRDLLKDYGKLTPEQTIDIMEAVLSGLAAAHKAGIVHRDLKPENVLLADDGRIKIGDFGLARAASANTATGQALLGTIAYLSPELVTRGVADARSDIYALGIMMFEMLTGEQPFQGEQPMQIAYQHANDAVPAPSSKNPAVPAELDELVLWATEKDPDRRPHDAREMLDRLIEAEKAIRGEAVLQPTMVLTPAFDLDTGDTQIINPAIRQQVAASTPTAAETLATAAGRRRAKGWWLFALVLVLAAVAGGTGWYFGSGPGSLVDVPALTGKTPAAAAAELTQLGLTSKQAPEYSVTVQAGLVSSTDPGAGVPAARGSVITLRVSQGPKPVQIPPLAGTPLDTAKSAITGVNAKVGDVVQQFDAKVPKDTVISATKASDGSDFSGGGQYFEGSTVNLVVSVGPIPDVSGKSVADATNTLKSVGLLAAPGPQSYSDSIDQGDVISAQTQHTPVRPGDTLLLETSKGPEPVPVPDVVGKTWDVAKKALQDAGFKLDYNAIADIAPSAFVVSKVTPGAGTSAPKGSKVTVNFQGF; from the coding sequence GTGACCACCAGCCAGACCGACCCCATGATCGGCCGTCTCATCGACGGCCGGTACCAGGTGCGCTCGCGCATCGCCCGGGGCGGGATGGCGACCGTGTACCTCGCCACCGACCTCCGGCTCGAACGGCGGGTCGCGATCAAGATCATGCACGGCCACCTCGCCGACGACTCGACCTTCAAGAGCCGTTTCGTGCAGGAGGCCCGTTCGGCCGCCCGTCTCGCGCACCCCAACGTCGTCAACGTCTTCGACCAGGGCCAGGACTCCGACATGGCGTACCTCGTCATGGAGTACCTCCCGGGGATCACGCTGCGCGATCTCCTGAAGGACTACGGCAAGCTCACTCCCGAGCAGACCATCGACATCATGGAGGCGGTGCTCAGCGGCCTGGCCGCGGCGCACAAGGCGGGCATCGTGCACCGCGACCTCAAGCCCGAGAACGTGCTCCTCGCTGACGACGGCCGCATCAAGATCGGCGACTTCGGCCTCGCCCGCGCCGCGAGCGCGAATACCGCGACCGGTCAGGCGCTCCTCGGCACCATCGCCTACCTCTCCCCCGAGCTCGTCACGCGCGGCGTGGCGGACGCGCGCAGCGACATCTATGCCCTCGGCATCATGATGTTCGAGATGCTCACGGGCGAGCAGCCGTTCCAGGGCGAGCAGCCGATGCAGATCGCGTACCAGCACGCCAACGACGCGGTGCCGGCGCCGAGCAGTAAGAACCCCGCCGTCCCGGCCGAGCTGGACGAGCTGGTGCTCTGGGCGACCGAGAAGGATCCCGACCGCCGACCCCATGACGCCCGGGAGATGCTCGACCGGCTGATCGAGGCCGAGAAGGCCATCCGCGGTGAGGCGGTGCTCCAGCCGACCATGGTGCTGACTCCCGCGTTCGATCTCGACACCGGCGACACGCAGATCATCAACCCGGCCATCCGCCAGCAGGTGGCGGCCAGCACACCGACCGCCGCCGAGACCCTGGCCACCGCGGCCGGCCGCCGCCGGGCCAAGGGCTGGTGGCTCTTCGCGCTCGTGCTGGTGCTCGCGGCGGTCGCGGGAGGCACGGGGTGGTACTTCGGGTCGGGACCGGGATCCCTCGTCGACGTCCCGGCCCTCACCGGCAAGACCCCGGCCGCTGCTGCCGCGGAACTGACGCAGCTCGGACTGACGAGCAAGCAGGCCCCCGAGTACTCCGTCACGGTCCAGGCGGGCCTCGTCTCGAGCACCGATCCGGGTGCCGGCGTGCCCGCCGCCCGCGGCAGCGTGATCACCCTGCGCGTCTCCCAGGGCCCGAAGCCCGTCCAGATCCCTCCGCTCGCCGGCACACCGCTCGACACGGCGAAATCCGCGATCACGGGCGTGAACGCGAAGGTCGGCGACGTCGTCCAGCAGTTCGACGCCAAGGTGCCGAAGGACACGGTCATCTCGGCCACCAAGGCGAGCGACGGCAGCGACTTCTCGGGCGGAGGCCAGTACTTCGAGGGGTCCACCGTGAACCTCGTCGTGTCGGTCGGTCCGATCCCCGATGTCTCCGGCAAGTCGGTGGCCGACGCGACCAACACGCTCAAGAGCGTCGGCCTGCTCGCCGCCCCGGGACCGCAGAGCTATAGCGACTCCATCGACCAGGGCGACGTGATCTCTGCCCAGACGCAGCACACACCCGTCCGCCCTGGAGACACCCTCCTGCTCGAGACGTCGAAGGGCCCGGAGCCCGTGCCGGTGCCCGACGTGGTCGGCAAGACCTGGGATGTGGCCAAGAAGGCGTTGCAGGACGCCGGCTTCAAGCTCGACTACAACGCCATCGCCGACATCGCGCCATCGGCCTTCGTCGTCTCGAAGGTGACGCCGGGCGCCGGGACGTCCGCCCCCAAGGGGTCGAAGGTCACCGTCAACTTCCAGGGGTTCTGA
- a CDS encoding class II 3-deoxy-7-phosphoheptulonate synthase → MIEGLDYWRTLPIKQQPQWPDPEAAAAASAEIATLPPLVFAGEVDQLRTRLARAAEGKAFLLQGGDCAETFAGATADQIRNRVKTVLQMAVVLTYGASVPVIKMGRMAGQFAKPRSSETETRGSVTLPAYRGDIVNGYDFTPESRQADPRRLVKGYHTAASTLNLIRAFTQGGFADLREVHSWNRGFAANPANQRYEGLAREIDRAIKFMEAAGADFDELKRVEFYSSHEALLMDYERPMTRIDSRTGTPYNTSAHFVWIGERTRDLDGAHVDFLSRVRNPIGVKLGPTTSRDDMLRLIDKLDPEREPGRLTFITRMGAGTIREALPPLLEAIKASDARPLWVTDPMHGNGLTTPTGYKTRRFDDVVDEVKGFFEAHRAAGTNPGGIHVELTGDDVTECLGGSEHIDEETLATRYESLCDPRLNHMQSLELAFLVAEELSRA, encoded by the coding sequence GTGATCGAGGGTCTCGACTATTGGCGCACGCTCCCCATCAAGCAGCAGCCGCAGTGGCCGGACCCCGAGGCGGCCGCGGCGGCCTCGGCCGAGATCGCGACGCTGCCCCCGCTGGTGTTCGCCGGCGAGGTCGACCAGCTCCGCACCCGGCTCGCCCGGGCCGCCGAGGGCAAGGCGTTCCTCCTCCAGGGCGGTGACTGCGCCGAGACCTTCGCGGGGGCGACGGCCGACCAGATCCGCAATCGCGTCAAGACCGTGCTCCAGATGGCCGTCGTTCTGACGTACGGGGCCTCGGTCCCCGTCATCAAGATGGGCCGCATGGCCGGTCAGTTCGCCAAGCCGCGCTCCAGCGAGACGGAGACGCGCGGCTCGGTGACGCTGCCCGCGTACCGCGGCGACATCGTGAACGGCTACGACTTCACCCCCGAGTCGCGCCAGGCCGACCCGCGGCGCCTCGTGAAGGGGTACCACACGGCCGCCTCCACGCTGAACCTCATCCGCGCGTTCACGCAGGGCGGTTTCGCCGACCTGCGCGAGGTGCACAGCTGGAACCGCGGCTTCGCGGCCAACCCGGCAAACCAGCGGTACGAGGGCCTCGCGCGCGAGATCGACCGCGCCATCAAATTCATGGAGGCGGCGGGCGCCGACTTCGACGAGCTGAAGCGCGTCGAGTTCTACTCGAGCCATGAGGCGCTCCTCATGGACTACGAGCGGCCGATGACGCGCATCGACTCGCGGACCGGCACGCCCTACAACACGTCGGCCCACTTCGTCTGGATCGGCGAGCGGACCCGCGACCTCGACGGCGCGCACGTCGACTTCCTGTCCCGCGTGCGCAACCCCATCGGCGTGAAGCTCGGCCCGACGACGTCGCGCGACGACATGCTCCGGCTCATCGACAAGCTCGACCCGGAGCGCGAACCGGGCCGACTCACGTTCATCACGCGGATGGGCGCCGGCACCATCCGGGAGGCGCTCCCGCCGCTGCTCGAGGCGATCAAGGCGTCGGACGCCCGGCCGCTGTGGGTGACCGACCCCATGCACGGCAACGGTCTCACCACGCCGACCGGGTACAAGACGCGTCGCTTCGACGACGTCGTCGACGAGGTTAAGGGGTTCTTCGAGGCGCACCGCGCCGCGGGCACCAACCCCGGCGGCATCCACGTCGAGCTCACCGGCGACGACGTGACCGAGTGCCTCGGCGGCTCCGAGCACATCGACGAGGAGACGCTGGCGACCCGCTACGAGTCGCTGTGCGACCCGCGGCTCAACCACATGCAGTCGCTCGAGCTCGCCTTCCTCGTCGCCGAGGAGCTCAGCCGCGCCTGA
- a CDS encoding lysophospholipid acyltransferase family protein, which yields MFYWLMKYVIVGPLLRGIFRPWVVGLENVPRDGAVILASNHLSFIDSIFLPLEVDRHVSFLAKSDYFTRRGLKGWATKAFMNATGQLPIDRSGGKASEASLNTGLAVLARGEILGIYPEGTRSPDGRLYRGRTGVARMILEAGVPVVPVAMVDTAEIMPIGRRLPKLGRIGIIIGEPLDFSRFAGMEGDRFILRSVTDEIMYELHRLGRQEYVDVYASSVKEKRAAVSS from the coding sequence ATGTTCTACTGGCTGATGAAGTACGTGATCGTGGGGCCGCTGCTCCGCGGCATCTTCCGGCCGTGGGTCGTCGGGCTCGAGAACGTCCCGCGGGACGGCGCCGTGATCCTCGCCAGCAACCACCTCTCCTTCATCGACTCGATCTTCCTCCCGCTCGAGGTGGACCGGCACGTGTCGTTCCTGGCCAAGAGCGACTACTTCACCCGCCGGGGCCTGAAGGGCTGGGCCACGAAGGCCTTCATGAACGCGACCGGGCAGCTGCCGATCGACCGATCCGGCGGAAAGGCCTCGGAGGCGTCGCTCAACACGGGTCTCGCCGTCCTCGCGCGCGGGGAGATCCTCGGCATCTATCCGGAGGGCACCCGCAGCCCCGACGGCAGGCTCTACCGGGGCCGGACGGGCGTCGCGCGCATGATCCTCGAGGCCGGAGTCCCGGTCGTCCCCGTCGCCATGGTCGACACGGCCGAGATCATGCCCATCGGGAGGCGCCTCCCGAAGCTCGGCCGCATCGGCATCATCATCGGCGAGCCGCTCGACTTCTCCCGCTTCGCGGGCATGGAGGGCGACCGCTTCATCCTCCGCTCCGTCACCGACGAGATCATGTACGAGCTCCACCGCCTCGGCCGGCAGGAGTACGTGGACGTGTACGCGAGCAGCGTCAAGGAGAAGCGCGCCGCCGTCAGCAGCTGA
- a CDS encoding ROK family glucokinase has product MHAIGIDIGGTKIAGAVVDELGGIVREDRVPTDASSPAEIENAVVGMVQRLAAGTEEIAGVGVAAAGFIDAAQSTVYYAPNINWRHEPFREKLEKRLDLPVLIENDANAAGWAEFRYGAGRLVSDMVILTIGTGVGGAIVTGDRLFRGGFGAGAEIGHMRVVPGGLPCGCGAHGCIEQYGSGRALQRMANELADAGGIGQNLADVRASTGTLSGADISALIVQGDPGALAALRQLGDWLGQACASLGAILDPQLFVFGGGVAQAGELLLDPIRKAFLENLPARGFHPEPEFAIAELVNDAGVVGAADLARLHSSSL; this is encoded by the coding sequence GTGCACGCGATCGGGATCGACATCGGCGGCACCAAGATCGCGGGGGCGGTGGTCGACGAGCTCGGCGGCATCGTCCGCGAGGATCGTGTCCCGACCGACGCGAGCAGCCCGGCCGAGATCGAGAACGCCGTCGTCGGGATGGTGCAGCGGCTCGCCGCCGGCACCGAGGAGATCGCCGGTGTGGGCGTGGCGGCCGCGGGGTTCATCGACGCCGCCCAGTCGACCGTCTACTACGCGCCGAACATCAATTGGAGGCACGAGCCGTTCCGCGAGAAGCTCGAGAAGCGTCTCGACCTTCCCGTCCTCATCGAGAACGACGCCAATGCCGCGGGCTGGGCCGAATTCCGTTACGGCGCGGGTCGGCTCGTCTCCGACATGGTGATCCTGACGATCGGGACCGGCGTCGGGGGTGCCATCGTCACCGGCGACCGGCTCTTCCGGGGCGGCTTCGGCGCCGGCGCCGAGATCGGTCACATGCGCGTCGTCCCCGGCGGGCTGCCCTGCGGCTGCGGAGCGCACGGCTGCATCGAGCAGTACGGCTCCGGCCGTGCGCTGCAGCGCATGGCGAACGAGCTGGCCGATGCCGGCGGCATCGGCCAGAACCTCGCCGACGTCCGCGCCTCCACAGGGACACTGAGCGGGGCCGACATCAGCGCCCTGATCGTCCAGGGCGATCCGGGCGCGCTTGCCGCGCTCCGTCAGCTGGGCGACTGGCTCGGCCAGGCCTGCGCCAGCCTCGGGGCCATCCTCGACCCGCAGCTGTTCGTCTTCGGCGGTGGTGTCGCCCAGGCGGGGGAGCTCCTCCTCGACCCGATCCGGAAGGCCTTCCTCGAGAACCTCCCGGCGCGAGGGTTCCACCCGGAGCCCGAGTTCGCGATCGCCGAGCTCGTGAACGACGCCGGGGTGGTCGGCGCCGCCGACCTGGCCCGGCTGCACTCCTCCTCCCTCTGA
- a CDS encoding AMP-dependent synthetase/ligase: MNQFETPAVVPADPDANATDLLVERVAATPDLPLFSLPEGDGWRDVTAAEFHRQVVALAKGLVAAGIQPGDKIGLMSKTRYEWTLIDFATWFAGAVLVPVYETSSPAQIQWNLSDSGAIAVILETAEMHARFDEVHPDLPEIRTVWQLHLGDLDKLVAAGAGVPDEEIERRRRIARGSDIGTLIYTSGSTGRPKGCVLTHSNFVDLSRNSAVALDEVVMQPGGASTLLFITTAHVFARFIAVLCVHGGVKVGHQADTKQLLPALASFKPTFLLAVPRVFEKVYNSAEQKAESGGRGRIFRAAAEVAVEHSKAVEAGSVPFGLRLKFALYDRLVFSKLRAAMGGRVRFAVSGSAPLGSHLGHFFHSLGIKVLEGYGLTETTAPATVNLPGKFKIGTVGPALPGVAVRLADDGEIQIKGIDVFKEYWNNPEATAAAFDDGWFRTGDLGAFDADGFLSITGRKKEIIVTAGGKNVSPAALEDPIRANPLVGQVIVVGDQKPFISALVTLDTEMLPTWLANNGEDKDMTLAEASVNPAVNAEIQKAIDAANERVSRAESIRKFVILATDLTEASGHLTPKLSIKRNVILSDFADVIDGLYSGNEKTQGISLAH, from the coding sequence GTGAACCAGTTCGAGACACCAGCCGTCGTCCCCGCCGACCCCGACGCGAACGCGACCGATCTGCTCGTCGAGCGTGTCGCCGCCACTCCTGACCTGCCGCTGTTCAGCCTCCCCGAGGGAGACGGCTGGCGGGACGTCACGGCGGCCGAGTTCCACCGTCAGGTCGTGGCGCTCGCGAAGGGGCTCGTCGCCGCCGGCATCCAGCCCGGCGACAAGATCGGCCTCATGTCGAAGACGCGCTACGAGTGGACTCTGATCGACTTCGCGACCTGGTTCGCCGGCGCCGTGCTCGTGCCTGTGTACGAGACCTCATCGCCCGCGCAGATCCAGTGGAACCTGTCGGACTCGGGGGCCATCGCGGTGATCCTCGAAACCGCCGAGATGCACGCCCGGTTCGACGAGGTGCACCCCGATCTGCCGGAGATCCGGACGGTGTGGCAGCTGCACCTCGGCGACCTGGACAAGCTGGTCGCGGCCGGCGCCGGAGTACCGGACGAGGAGATCGAGCGCCGGCGGCGCATCGCCCGCGGCTCGGACATCGGCACGCTCATCTACACGTCGGGCTCGACCGGCCGCCCCAAGGGCTGCGTGCTCACGCACTCGAACTTCGTCGATCTCTCGCGCAACTCGGCTGTCGCCCTCGACGAGGTCGTGATGCAGCCGGGAGGCGCCTCCACCCTCCTCTTCATCACGACGGCGCACGTGTTCGCGCGGTTCATCGCGGTGCTCTGCGTGCACGGCGGCGTGAAGGTGGGGCATCAGGCCGACACCAAGCAGCTCCTCCCGGCGCTGGCGAGCTTCAAGCCCACGTTCCTCCTCGCCGTCCCGCGCGTGTTCGAGAAGGTGTACAACTCGGCCGAGCAGAAGGCCGAGTCGGGAGGCCGTGGGCGGATCTTCCGAGCGGCCGCCGAGGTCGCCGTCGAGCACTCGAAAGCCGTCGAGGCCGGGTCGGTGCCGTTCGGGCTCCGGCTCAAGTTCGCGCTCTACGACCGGCTCGTGTTCTCTAAGCTGCGCGCCGCGATGGGCGGCCGCGTCCGCTTCGCCGTCTCGGGGTCGGCGCCGCTCGGATCCCACCTCGGCCACTTCTTCCACAGCCTCGGCATCAAGGTGCTCGAGGGCTACGGACTGACGGAGACGACCGCGCCCGCCACGGTGAACCTGCCGGGCAAATTCAAGATCGGCACCGTCGGGCCGGCCCTGCCCGGCGTTGCGGTCCGGCTCGCCGACGACGGCGAGATCCAGATCAAGGGCATCGACGTCTTCAAGGAGTACTGGAACAACCCGGAGGCGACCGCTGCCGCTTTCGACGACGGCTGGTTCCGCACCGGCGACCTCGGCGCCTTCGACGCGGACGGCTTCCTCAGCATCACCGGCCGCAAGAAGGAGATCATCGTCACCGCCGGCGGCAAGAACGTCTCCCCCGCCGCTCTCGAGGACCCGATCCGCGCCAACCCGCTCGTCGGACAGGTGATCGTCGTCGGCGACCAGAAGCCGTTCATCTCGGCGCTCGTGACGCTCGACACCGAGATGCTGCCGACCTGGCTCGCCAACAACGGCGAGGACAAGGACATGACCCTCGCCGAGGCCTCCGTGAACCCCGCCGTGAACGCCGAGATCCAGAAGGCGATCGATGCCGCGAACGAGCGCGTCTCGCGGGCCGAGAGCATCCGCAAGTTCGTGATCCTCGCCACGGACCTCACCGAGGCGAGCGGGCACCTCACGCCGAAGCTCAGCATCAAGCGGAACGTCATCCTGTCGGACTTCGCCGACGTGATCGACGGTCTCTACAGCGGGAACGAGAAGACGCAGGGCATCTCGCTGGCTCACTGA
- a CDS encoding NAD-dependent epimerase/dehydratase family protein has protein sequence MRIAVTGGSGKLGRTVVRELRSAGHDVLALDAAGERGPGFIRVDLTDFGQTIDAILGVDDRHEGFDAIVHLAAIPAPGILSDVATFHNNIRVTYNVFQAARRAGIRNIVYASSETVLGLPFDVPPPYIPVDEDYPARPESTYSLVKHLEETMAIELVRWDPALKIVALRFSNVMDPEDYAEFPGFDADPRARKWNLWGYIDARDGAQAVQRALEWDATGFDRFIIAAADTVMSRPNAELVAEVFPGVPLKGDLGVNDTLLSIDKARRVLGYDPHHSWRDHAG, from the coding sequence ATGCGCATCGCGGTCACCGGAGGATCAGGCAAACTCGGCAGGACGGTCGTCAGGGAGCTCCGCTCCGCGGGCCACGACGTCCTCGCCCTCGACGCGGCCGGGGAGCGGGGCCCGGGATTCATCCGCGTCGACCTCACCGACTTCGGGCAGACGATCGACGCGATCCTCGGCGTCGACGATCGGCACGAGGGCTTCGACGCGATCGTCCATCTCGCGGCGATCCCGGCGCCCGGCATCCTGAGCGATGTGGCGACGTTCCACAACAACATCCGGGTCACCTACAACGTGTTCCAGGCTGCACGGCGGGCGGGGATCCGCAACATCGTCTACGCGTCGAGCGAGACGGTCCTCGGCCTCCCGTTCGACGTCCCACCGCCCTACATCCCCGTGGACGAGGACTACCCGGCGCGTCCCGAGTCGACGTACTCGCTCGTGAAGCACCTCGAGGAGACGATGGCGATCGAGCTCGTCCGCTGGGACCCGGCGCTCAAGATCGTGGCGCTCCGGTTCTCGAACGTCATGGACCCGGAGGACTACGCCGAGTTCCCCGGCTTCGACGCCGACCCGCGGGCGCGCAAGTGGAACCTCTGGGGATACATCGACGCACGCGACGGCGCTCAGGCCGTCCAGCGCGCGCTCGAGTGGGACGCCACCGGCTTCGATCGCTTCATCATCGCTGCCGCCGACACCGTGATGTCCCGCCCGAACGCCGAACTCGTCGCGGAGGTGTTCCCCGGCGTACCGCTCAAGGGCGACCTCGGGGTCAACGACACCCTCCTGTCGATCGACAAGGCGCGCCGCGTGCTCGGGTACGACCCGCACCACTCCTGGCGCGACCACGCGGGCTGA
- the def gene encoding peptide deformylase translates to MTERQIRLFGDPVLKTPSEPVGEIDEGVRGLVEDLVDSVLPPGRAGVAAPQIGVNLRAFSYNVDGQVGYVINPELVEVSGEPELVDEGCLSVPGLWFKTARYPFAKVRGIDLDGNEVEVSGTGVLAQALQHETDHLDGRLYLDRLDKESRREAMKQVRESDWF, encoded by the coding sequence GTGACCGAGCGCCAGATCCGCCTGTTCGGCGACCCCGTGCTGAAGACCCCGTCCGAGCCCGTCGGCGAGATCGACGAGGGCGTCCGCGGGCTCGTCGAGGACCTCGTGGACAGTGTGCTCCCTCCCGGGCGGGCCGGGGTCGCGGCGCCGCAGATCGGGGTGAACCTGCGCGCGTTCAGCTACAACGTCGACGGTCAGGTCGGCTACGTCATCAACCCGGAGCTCGTCGAGGTCTCCGGCGAGCCGGAGCTGGTGGACGAGGGCTGCCTGTCGGTCCCGGGCCTGTGGTTCAAGACGGCCCGGTACCCGTTCGCGAAGGTCCGCGGCATCGACCTCGACGGCAACGAGGTCGAGGTGTCCGGTACGGGCGTGCTCGCCCAGGCGCTGCAGCACGAGACCGACCACCTGGACGGGCGGCTGTACCTCGACCGGCTCGACAAGGAGTCCCGCCGCGAGGCGATGAAGCAGGTCCGCGAGTCCGACTGGTTCTGA
- a CDS encoding nucleotide-binding protein, which produces MSDQPEDERDDARGGIARNDPGAPRPARPTIDPDTPLTIAVDLPPAPVPEIPADEAAVAIDDVPVDPGFVASPTEPTTTSVAIVASRLATGPIGTGGASGASGASGASGASSAVSEPFGGSRRDRLRGEPSTQPEPAAMLTADRLLEVNRKTRPAPEGPWQRFVYRSTFRMVNLGDSAKVRARKELDHRIQRSLDGGARFVPVLTRKGGVGKTTVTTLLGMALADAREDRIIAMDANPDRGTLSERVPRQTRSTVRDVVHKAASIGGFTDFSALVSRDETRLDILASDTDPMLSEAFDENDYNVVADLAARFYSIVLTDCGTGIVHSVMRATLQRADEIVIVSGGSVDEARLASETLTWLEANGYGDLVRNAVVALNTATHATDLVKLEEIEAHFRSRVREIVRVPYDPQLAAGSVVSWKDLKPLTKLSARTLAALVVEGLPAERD; this is translated from the coding sequence GTGTCAGACCAGCCGGAGGACGAGCGCGACGACGCCCGCGGCGGTATCGCCCGGAACGACCCGGGGGCGCCCCGCCCGGCGCGCCCGACGATCGACCCGGACACCCCGCTGACGATCGCCGTCGACCTCCCGCCCGCACCGGTGCCCGAGATCCCGGCCGACGAGGCGGCCGTCGCGATCGACGACGTCCCGGTCGACCCCGGGTTCGTCGCGTCGCCGACGGAGCCGACGACCACGTCCGTGGCGATCGTCGCCTCGCGGCTGGCGACCGGGCCGATCGGCACGGGCGGTGCGTCGGGCGCGTCGGGCGCGTCGGGTGCGTCCGGTGCGAGCTCGGCCGTGTCGGAGCCGTTCGGCGGGTCCCGCCGCGACCGGTTGCGCGGCGAACCGTCGACGCAGCCCGAGCCGGCGGCGATGCTGACGGCCGACCGCCTCCTCGAGGTCAACCGCAAGACGCGGCCGGCGCCCGAGGGGCCGTGGCAGCGATTCGTCTACCGGTCCACCTTCCGGATGGTCAACCTCGGCGACTCCGCGAAGGTCCGTGCGCGCAAGGAGCTCGACCACCGCATCCAGAGGTCGCTCGACGGAGGCGCCCGGTTCGTTCCGGTGCTCACCCGCAAAGGCGGCGTCGGCAAGACCACGGTCACGACGTTGCTCGGCATGGCTCTCGCGGATGCCCGCGAGGACCGCATCATCGCGATGGACGCGAACCCGGACCGCGGAACGCTCAGCGAGCGCGTCCCCCGGCAGACCCGTTCGACCGTCCGCGACGTCGTCCACAAGGCTGCGAGCATCGGAGGGTTCACCGACTTCTCCGCGCTCGTGTCGCGCGACGAGACCCGCCTCGACATCCTGGCCTCCGACACCGACCCGATGCTCTCCGAGGCTTTCGACGAGAACGATTACAACGTCGTGGCGGACCTCGCCGCGAGGTTCTACTCGATCGTCCTGACGGACTGCGGCACCGGCATCGTCCACTCGGTGATGCGTGCGACCCTCCAGCGCGCCGACGAGATCGTGATCGTCTCGGGCGGCAGCGTCGACGAGGCGCGGCTCGCCTCCGAGACGCTGACCTGGCTCGAGGCGAACGGCTACGGCGACCTCGTCCGGAACGCCGTGGTCGCCCTCAACACCGCGACGCACGCGACCGACCTCGTGAAGCTCGAGGAGATCGAGGCGCACTTCCGCTCCCGGGTCCGTGAGATCGTGCGGGTCCCGTACGACCCGCAGCTCGCGGCGGGCTCCGTCGTCTCGTGGAAGGACCTCAAGCCGTTGACGAAGCTCTCGGCCCGGACCCTCGCCGCGCTGGTGGTGGAGGGGCTGCCCGCCGAGCGCGACTGA